The following proteins come from a genomic window of Sesamum indicum cultivar Zhongzhi No. 13 linkage group LG10, S_indicum_v1.0, whole genome shotgun sequence:
- the LOC105172933 gene encoding arginine decarboxylase, with protein sequence MPALACCVDAAVSPQPYAFSGWDSVLPASPPSHNTSSVASASAVPAVWSPAHSALLYRVDGWGAPYFTVNSNGNVSVRPYGPDTLAHQEIDLLKIVKNASAPKTLGGLGLQLPLIIRFPDVLKHRLESLQCAFDFAIESQGYQAHYQGVYPVKCNQNKFVVEDIVKFGSGFRFGLEAGSKPELLLAMSSLCNGSPEALLVCNGFKDAEYISLALVARKLHLNTVIVLEQEEELDTVIEISKKLEVRPIIGARAKLRTKHSGHFGSTSGEKGKFGLTTMQILRVVKKLHDHDMLDCLQLLHFHIGSQIPSTSLLADGVGEAAQIYCELVRLGACMKVIDIGGGLGIDYDGSKSQDSDSSVGYSLQDYASAVVQAVRLVCDRKGVKHPVICSESGRAIVSHHSILVFEAVSTSSHDAPQISSHGLQYFLERLTDDALSDYRNLSSAAIHNEYDTCLLYAEQLKQRCVDQFKEGSLGMEQLAAVDALCELVSNAIGVSDSVRTYHVNLSIFTSIPDFWGISQLFPIIPIHRLDERPAVRGILSDLTCDSDGKIDKFIGGESSLPLHELEGNRGVNGDGGASYYLGMFLGGAYEEAIGGVHNLFGGPSVVQVSLREGPHGFAVTHAILGPSCGDVLRLMQHEPELMFETLKHRVEEFSSSDGGSSSMALINGLACSFNNMPYLAAASSCSLTAAGINGYYCCDDEDYAAAAADTVTAEDEQWSYCVA encoded by the coding sequence ATGCCTGCCCTCGCTTGCTGCGTAGACGCAGCCGTTTCCCCTCAGCCCTACGCGTTCTCCGGCTGGGATAGCGTTCTTCCCGCTTCTCCGCCGTCACACAACACCTCCTCCGTGGCCTCTGCTTCCGCCGTTCCCGCAGTCTGGTCGCCCGCCCACTCTGCGTTGCTTTACCGGGTGGACGGGTGGGGCGCTCCCTACTTCACCGTTAATTCTAACGGGAATGTCTCTGTCCGCCCGTATGGCCCCGACACCCTGGCCCACCAAGAAATCGATCTTCTCAAGATCGTGAAGAATGCTTCCGCCCCGAAAACTTTGGGCGGGCTCGGGCTTCAGCTTCCTCTTATTATTCGTTTTCCCGATGTGCTGAAACATCGCCTTGAGTCTCTTCAATGTGCTTTTGATTTTGCGATTGAATCTCAGGGCTATCAGGCCCATTATCAGGGCGTTTACCCGGTGAAATGCAATCAAAATAAGTTTGTGGTTGAGGATATTGTGAAATTTGGGTCGGGTTTCCGTTTTGGTCTGGAAGCTGGTTCCAAACCAGAGCTTCTATTAGCAATGAGCAGCCTCTGCAACGGAAGCCCTGAGGCACTCTTGGTTTGCAATGGATTCAAGGATGCAGAGTACATATCTCTTGCTCTGGTTGCTAGAAAGCTACATTTGAACACTGTCATTGTGCTAGAACAAGAGGAAGAGCTCGATACCGTGATTGAGATCAGTAAGAAACTAGAAGTGCGGCCCATAATTGGGGCCCGGGCTAAACTGAGGACCAAGCATTCAGGCCATTTTGGTTCTACCTCTggtgaaaaaggaaaatttggtTTGACAACAATGCAGATTCTCCGCGTTGTTAAGAAATTACACGATCACGACATGCTAGATTGCCTGCAGTTGCTGCATTTCCACATTGGATCTCAAATTCCTTCTACTTCTTTGCTGGCCGATGGTGTAGGAGAAGCTGCACAGATCTACTGCGAATTAGTCCGCCTTGGTGCTTGTATGAAAGTTATTGATATTGGTGGAGGCCTTGGAATTGATTACGATGGCTCAAAGTCTCAAGATTCTGATAGTTCTGTTGGGTATAGTCTTCAAGATTATGCTTCAGCTGTTGTTCAAGCTGTTCGACTTGTGTGCGACCGCAAGGGGGTGAAACATCCAGTAATATGTAGTGAAAGTGGCCGTGCAATTGTTTCTCACCactcaattttagtttttgaagCTGTTTCAACAAGTTCCCATGATGCTCCGCAGATATCTTCTCATGGGCTCCAGTATTTTTTGGAGCGGTTGACTGATGATGCTCTTTCTGATTACCGAAATTTATCTTCTGCTGCAATTCACAATGAGTACGATACATGTTTGCTTTATGCAGAGCAGCTGAAACAGAGATGTGTTGACCAGTTCAAAGAAGGGTCTTTGGGAATGGAACAGCTTGCAGCAGTTGATGCTCTTTGTGAACTGGTGTCAAATGCAATTGGTGTTTCTGATTCTGTCCGCACGTACCATGTGaatctttcaattttcaccTCGATTCCTGATTTTTGGGGCATTAGCCAGTTGTTTCCGATTATTCCAATTCACAGGCTTGACGAGAGGCCAGCAGTGAGGGGGATTTTGTCTGATTTGACTTGCGACAGTGATGGCAAGATCGACAAGTTCATTGGGGGTGAGTCCAGCTTGCCTTTGCATGAATTAGAAGGCAATAGAGGCGTGAATGGTGATGGTGGGGCTTCTTATTATTTGGGGATGTTTCTAGGTGGGGCTTATGAGGAGGCGATTGGAGGAGTTCACAACTTGTTTGGTGGCCCAAGTGTTGTGCAGGTTTCGCTGAGAGAAGGCCCTCACGGCTTTGCTGTGACACATGCGATTCTTGGGCCATCTTGTGGGGATGTGCTCCGACTGATGCAGCACGAGCCTGAGCTTATGTTCGAGACCCTCAAGCACCGTGTGGAGGAATTTTCCTCCAGTGATGGTGGCAGCAGCAGCATGGCGCTCATAAATGGCCTTGCTTGCTCTTTTAATAACATGCCTTATTTGGCGGCAGCATCCTCTTGCAGCCTGACTGCTGCTGGTATTAATGGTTACTATTGTTGTGACGATGAGGATTAtgcagctgctgctgctgataCAGTTACTGCTGAGGATGAGCAGTGGTCTTACTGTGTTGCTTGA
- the LOC105172931 gene encoding epimerase family protein SDR39U1 homolog, chloroplastic-like isoform X2 yields the protein MKMELCGHGATTITWAKSISPPLHFPRSSSVWRFRRMNTSCVNSSLDSGESQKADEMIVSITGATGFIGKRLVQRLQADNHRVRVLTRSRSKALSIFPVRDHPGLVIAEEPEWGKCIQGSTAVVNLAGTPISQRWSPEIKKDIKESRIKVTSKVVDLINSSQDELCPKVLISATAVGYYGTSETRVFDENSPSGNDYLAEVCREWEAAALRVNKDVRIVLIRTGIVLGKEGGALAKMIPLFKMFAGGPLGSGTQWFSWIHVDDLVNLIYEALSNSAYKGVINGTAPNPVRLSEMCDHLGSSLGRPSWLPVPEIALKAVLGEGACVVLEGQKVIPARAKQLGFPFKYPYVREALRSIISEKTQV from the exons ATGAAAATGGAGCTCTGTGGACATGGAGCCACAACAATTACTTGGGCAAAGTCCATATCTCCCCCTCTCCACTTCCCCCGAAGTTCCTCG GTGTGGAGATTTAGGAGGATGAATACTTCCTGTGTTAACAGCAGCCTCGACTCCGGGGAATCTCAGAAG GCAGATGAGATGATTGTTTCAATAACTGGAGCCACTGGGTTTATAGGTAAAAGGTTGGTGCAAAGATTGCAAGCAG ATAATCATCGTGTGCGGGTCTTGACGCGGTCTAGGTCAAAGGCCCTTTCGATATTTCCTG TCAGGGACCATCCAGGACTTGTAATAGCAGAGGAGCCAGAGTGGGGAAAATGCATTCAAGGATCAACGGCTGTTGTAAATTTGGCTGGAACACCTATAAGCCAGAGATGGTCTCCTGAG ATCAAGAAAGATATCAAGGAAAGCAGGATTAAAGTAACTTCAAAG gttgttgatttaattaacaGTTCACAGGATGAACTTTGTCCCAAGGTTTTGATTAGTGCAACAGCAGTCGGCTACTACG GTACCAGTGAAACAAGAGTTTTCGATGAGAATAGTCCATCTGGAAATGATTACCTGGCAGAG GTTTGTAGAGAATGGGAAGCAGCTGCTCTGAGGGTGAATAAGGATGTCAGGATAGTGTTGATTCGTACTGGTATCGTCCTTGGAAAAGAGGGTGGTGCTTTGG CCAAAATGATACCCCTATTCAAGATGTTTGCTGGTGGACCTTTGGGGTCTGGAACACAATG GTTTTCATGGATTCATGTGGACGACCTTGTAAACTTGATCTATGAGGCTCTATCCAACTCTGCTTATAAAG GAGTGATCAATGGCACGGCCCCAAACCCTGTTCGGCTGTCAGAGATGTGCGATCATTTGGGATCCTCCTTGGGACGGCCCTCTTGGCTGCCTGTACCAGAAATTGCACTGAAGGCTGTTCTCGGAGAAGGTGCTTGCGTG GTTCTTGAAGGACAAAAAGTGATTCCAGCAAGGGCCAAGCAACTTGGTTTCCCTTTCAAGTATCCCTACGTGAGAGAGGCTCTAAGATCGATCATTTCTGAGAAAACTCAAGTCTGA
- the LOC105172932 gene encoding epimerase family protein SDR39U1 homolog, chloroplastic-like, giving the protein MSTSPVNSSSIDSGASQKADEMIVSITGATGFIGKRLVQKLQADNHRVRVLARSRSKALSVFPVKDYPGLEIAEEPEWGNCIQGSTAVVNLAGTPVSQKWTPEIKKDIMESRTKVTSKVVDLINSSQDELCPKVLISATAIGYYGTSETSVFDENSPSGNDYLAEVCREWEAAALRVNKDVKTALIRIGLVLGKEGGALAKMIPQFKMFAGGPMGSGRQWISWIHVDDMVNLIYEALCNPAYKGVINGTAPNPVRLSELCNHLGSTLGRPSWLPIPEFVLKFALGEGACLVLEGQNVIPARAKELGFAFKYTDVREALRSIVTEKTQA; this is encoded by the exons ATGAGTACTTCCCCTGTTAACAGCAGCAGCATTGACTCTGGGGCATCTCAGAAG GCAGATGAGATGATTGTTTCAATAACTGGAGCCACTGGGTTTATAGGTAAAAGATTGGTGCAGAAATTGCAAGCAG ATAATCATCGCGTGCGGGTCTTGGCACGGTCTAGGTCGAAAGCTCTGTCAGTATTTCCGG TCAAGGACTATCCAGGACTTGAAATAGCAGAGGAGCCAGAGTGGGGAAACTGCATTCAAGGATCAACAGCTGTTGTAAATTTGGCTGGAACGCCTGTAAGCCAGAAATGGACTCCTGAG ATCAAGAAAGATATCATGGAAAGCAGGACTAAAGTAACTTCAAAG GTTGTCGATTTAATTAACAGTTCACAGGATGAACTTTGTCCCAAGGTTTTGATTAGTGCAACAGCAATCGGCTACTACG GCACCAGTGAAACAAGCGTTTTCGATGAGAACAGTCCATCTGGAAATGATTACCTGGCAGAG GTTTGTAGAGAATGGGAAGCAGCTGCTCTAAGGGTTAATAAGGATGTCAAGACAGCGTTGATTCGTATTGGTCTTGTCCTTGGAAAAGAGGGTGGTGCTTTGG CCAAAATGATTCCCCAGTTCAAGATGTTTGCTGGTGGACCTATGGGGTCTGGAAGGCAATG GATTTCATGGATTCATGTGGATGACATGGTAAACTTGATCTACGAGGCTCTATGCAACCCTGCTTATAAAG GAGTGATCAATGGCACGGCACCAAACCCTGTTCGGCTGTCAGAGTTGTGCAACCATTTGGGATCCACCTTGGGACGGCCCTCTTGGCTGCCTATACCAGAATTTGTACTCAAATTTGCTCTCGGAGAAGGTGCTTGTCTG GTTCTTGAAGGACAAAATGTGATTCCAGCGAGGGCCAAGGAACTTGGTTTTGCTTTCAAGTATACTGACGTGAGAGAGGCTCTGAGATCGATCGTTACTGAGAAAACTCAGGCCTGA
- the LOC105172931 gene encoding epimerase family protein SDR39U1 homolog, chloroplastic-like isoform X3 yields MKMELCGHGATTITWAKSISPPLHFPRSSSVWRFRRMNTSCVNSSLDSGESQKADEMIVSITGATGFIGKRLVQRLQADNHRVRVLTRSRSKALSIFPVRDHPGLVIAEEPEWGKCIQGSTAVVNLAGTPISQRWSPEIKKDIKESRIKVTSKVVDLINSSQDELCPKVLISATAVGYYGTSETRVFDENSPSGNDYLAEVCREWEAAALRVNKDVRIVLIRTGIVLGKEGGALAKMIPLFKMFAGGPLGSGTQWFSWIHVDDLVNLIYEALSNSAYKVCVL; encoded by the exons ATGAAAATGGAGCTCTGTGGACATGGAGCCACAACAATTACTTGGGCAAAGTCCATATCTCCCCCTCTCCACTTCCCCCGAAGTTCCTCG GTGTGGAGATTTAGGAGGATGAATACTTCCTGTGTTAACAGCAGCCTCGACTCCGGGGAATCTCAGAAG GCAGATGAGATGATTGTTTCAATAACTGGAGCCACTGGGTTTATAGGTAAAAGGTTGGTGCAAAGATTGCAAGCAG ATAATCATCGTGTGCGGGTCTTGACGCGGTCTAGGTCAAAGGCCCTTTCGATATTTCCTG TCAGGGACCATCCAGGACTTGTAATAGCAGAGGAGCCAGAGTGGGGAAAATGCATTCAAGGATCAACGGCTGTTGTAAATTTGGCTGGAACACCTATAAGCCAGAGATGGTCTCCTGAG ATCAAGAAAGATATCAAGGAAAGCAGGATTAAAGTAACTTCAAAG gttgttgatttaattaacaGTTCACAGGATGAACTTTGTCCCAAGGTTTTGATTAGTGCAACAGCAGTCGGCTACTACG GTACCAGTGAAACAAGAGTTTTCGATGAGAATAGTCCATCTGGAAATGATTACCTGGCAGAG GTTTGTAGAGAATGGGAAGCAGCTGCTCTGAGGGTGAATAAGGATGTCAGGATAGTGTTGATTCGTACTGGTATCGTCCTTGGAAAAGAGGGTGGTGCTTTGG CCAAAATGATACCCCTATTCAAGATGTTTGCTGGTGGACCTTTGGGGTCTGGAACACAATG GTTTTCATGGATTCATGTGGACGACCTTGTAAACTTGATCTATGAGGCTCTATCCAACTCTGCTTATAAAG TATGTGTACTCTAA
- the LOC105172931 gene encoding epimerase family protein SDR39U1 homolog, chloroplastic-like isoform X1, which translates to MKMELCGHGATTITWAKSISPPLHFPRSSSVWRFRRMNTSCVNSSLDSGESQKADEMIVSITGATGFIGKRLVQRLQADNHRVRVLTRSRSKALSIFPVRDHPGLVIAEEPEWGKCIQGSTAVVNLAGTPISQRWSPEIKKDIKESRIKVTSKVVDLINSSQDELCPKVLISATAVGYYGTSETRVFDENSPSGNDYLAEVCREWEAAALRVNKDVRIVLIRTGIVLGKEGGALAKMIPLFKMFAGGPLGSGTQWFSWIHVDDLVNLIYEALSNSAYKGVINGTAPNPVRLSEMCDHLGSSLGRPSWLPVPEIALKAVLGEGACVVGFHGQDFVHDSQIYFVVLEGQKVIPARAKQLGFPFKYPYVREALRSIISEKTQV; encoded by the exons ATGAAAATGGAGCTCTGTGGACATGGAGCCACAACAATTACTTGGGCAAAGTCCATATCTCCCCCTCTCCACTTCCCCCGAAGTTCCTCG GTGTGGAGATTTAGGAGGATGAATACTTCCTGTGTTAACAGCAGCCTCGACTCCGGGGAATCTCAGAAG GCAGATGAGATGATTGTTTCAATAACTGGAGCCACTGGGTTTATAGGTAAAAGGTTGGTGCAAAGATTGCAAGCAG ATAATCATCGTGTGCGGGTCTTGACGCGGTCTAGGTCAAAGGCCCTTTCGATATTTCCTG TCAGGGACCATCCAGGACTTGTAATAGCAGAGGAGCCAGAGTGGGGAAAATGCATTCAAGGATCAACGGCTGTTGTAAATTTGGCTGGAACACCTATAAGCCAGAGATGGTCTCCTGAG ATCAAGAAAGATATCAAGGAAAGCAGGATTAAAGTAACTTCAAAG gttgttgatttaattaacaGTTCACAGGATGAACTTTGTCCCAAGGTTTTGATTAGTGCAACAGCAGTCGGCTACTACG GTACCAGTGAAACAAGAGTTTTCGATGAGAATAGTCCATCTGGAAATGATTACCTGGCAGAG GTTTGTAGAGAATGGGAAGCAGCTGCTCTGAGGGTGAATAAGGATGTCAGGATAGTGTTGATTCGTACTGGTATCGTCCTTGGAAAAGAGGGTGGTGCTTTGG CCAAAATGATACCCCTATTCAAGATGTTTGCTGGTGGACCTTTGGGGTCTGGAACACAATG GTTTTCATGGATTCATGTGGACGACCTTGTAAACTTGATCTATGAGGCTCTATCCAACTCTGCTTATAAAG GAGTGATCAATGGCACGGCCCCAAACCCTGTTCGGCTGTCAGAGATGTGCGATCATTTGGGATCCTCCTTGGGACGGCCCTCTTGGCTGCCTGTACCAGAAATTGCACTGAAGGCTGTTCTCGGAGAAGGTGCTTGCGTGGTAGGATTTCACGGTCAAGATTTTGTACATGATTCTCAGATCTATTTTGTG GTTCTTGAAGGACAAAAAGTGATTCCAGCAAGGGCCAAGCAACTTGGTTTCCCTTTCAAGTATCCCTACGTGAGAGAGGCTCTAAGATCGATCATTTCTGAGAAAACTCAAGTCTGA
- the LOC105172930 gene encoding NADH dehydrogenase [ubiquinone] 1 beta subcomplex subunit 9-like, translating to MSLATASYLARRAAQKERVRILYRRALKDTLNWAVHRHLFYPDADALREKFETNRNVEDIELIDRMIAAGEATYNKWRHPDPYIVPWAPGGTKFCRNPTPPPGIEIIYDYGREDND from the exons atGAGCTTGGCTACGGCGTCGTATCTAGCTCGACGAGCAGCGCAGAAGGAGAGGGTTAGGATCCTCTATAGGCGAGCACTCAAGGACACTCTCAATTGGGCCGTCCATCGCCACCTCTTTTACCCTGAT GCTGACGCACTGAGGGAGAAGTTTGAGACCAACAGAAATGTG GAGGACATTGAACTTATTGATAGAATGATTGCTGCTGGTGAAGCAACCTACAATAAATGGCGGCACCCTGATCCTTACATTG TTCCATGGGCTCCCGGTGGGACCAAGTTTTGCCGAAACCCAACGCCACCTCCTGGG ATTGAGATAATATATGACTATGGTCGTGAAGACAATGACTGA